From the genome of Nocardia sp. NBC_01503, one region includes:
- a CDS encoding ABC transporter ATP-binding protein has translation MAARSELRRILRLFHPYRSRLALVGALVALSSIVGLASPFMVRGVIDDALPHGRTGLLTLLALGMIAVATLTAVFGVFQTYLSTAVGQEVMHDLRTAVYARLQSMPLSFFTATRTGEVQSRIANDIGGMQSTVTSTATSLISNFTSVLAAVIAMFALDWRLTLVSLLMLPFFVWISRRVGSERRRITGQRQKQLAGMSAIVEESLSVSGILLGRTMGRSPALVDDFSKESRGLVDLEIRSNMAGRWRQSTIAIVMAAMPAVVYWAAGSTVAAGHPLVSIGTLVAFTTLQAGLLRPAVMLLSTGVEVQSSMALFGRIFEYLDLRPDIAEPEHPVPLPAEGVTGAVRFDHVGFAYDPAGRNVLHDIDISVPAGTSLAIVGETGSGKTTLGYLAARLYDASSGSITVDGIDVRDLSFADLSATVGVVSQETYLFHASVAENLRFAKPDATDEELNAAARAAQIHEHIAGLPDGYDTKVGERGYRFSGGEKQRLAVARAILRNPPILVLDEATSALDTRTEREVQAAIDALSQGRTTITIAHRLSTIRNADQIVVLDRGRVVERGTHAELLSRNGFYADLLARDEVLAVA, from the coding sequence ATGGCCGCCCGATCCGAACTTCGCCGGATACTCCGGCTGTTCCACCCGTATCGTTCCCGGCTCGCCCTGGTGGGTGCGCTGGTCGCCCTGTCCTCGATCGTGGGACTGGCCTCACCCTTCATGGTGCGCGGCGTCATCGACGACGCCCTGCCGCACGGACGGACCGGACTGTTGACGCTGCTGGCGCTCGGCATGATCGCGGTCGCCACGCTCACCGCCGTCTTCGGCGTCTTCCAGACCTACCTGTCGACCGCGGTCGGCCAGGAGGTCATGCATGATCTGCGCACCGCGGTCTACGCGCGGCTGCAATCCATGCCGCTCTCGTTCTTCACCGCGACCCGCACCGGTGAGGTGCAGTCGCGGATCGCCAATGACATCGGCGGTATGCAGTCCACGGTCACCTCGACCGCGACCTCGCTGATCTCCAACTTCACCTCGGTGCTCGCGGCCGTGATCGCCATGTTCGCCCTCGACTGGCGACTGACCCTGGTCTCGCTGCTCATGCTGCCGTTCTTCGTCTGGATCTCGCGCCGGGTCGGTTCCGAGCGCCGCCGCATCACCGGGCAGCGCCAGAAGCAGCTCGCCGGAATGTCCGCGATCGTCGAGGAGTCGCTCTCGGTGAGCGGAATCCTGTTGGGCCGCACCATGGGCCGGTCTCCGGCGCTGGTCGACGATTTCTCGAAGGAGTCACGTGGCCTGGTGGACTTGGAGATTCGCTCCAATATGGCCGGGCGCTGGCGGCAGTCGACCATCGCCATCGTCATGGCGGCCATGCCCGCGGTCGTCTACTGGGCGGCCGGATCGACCGTCGCCGCAGGACATCCGCTGGTCTCCATCGGCACCCTGGTCGCCTTCACGACCTTGCAGGCCGGGCTGTTGCGTCCCGCGGTCATGCTGCTCTCGACCGGTGTCGAGGTGCAGAGCTCGATGGCGCTGTTCGGCCGGATCTTCGAATACCTGGATCTGCGACCCGATATCGCCGAACCCGAACATCCCGTGCCACTGCCCGCCGAGGGTGTCACCGGTGCGGTGCGCTTCGACCATGTCGGCTTCGCCTACGACCCCGCCGGCCGGAATGTGCTGCACGACATCGATATCAGCGTCCCCGCGGGCACCAGCCTGGCGATCGTCGGTGAAACCGGTTCGGGTAAAACGACTCTCGGCTACCTCGCCGCGCGGTTGTACGACGCGAGCTCGGGCAGCATCACCGTCGACGGAATCGACGTGCGCGACTTGAGCTTCGCGGACCTGTCCGCCACGGTCGGGGTCGTCTCGCAGGAGACGTATCTGTTCCACGCCTCGGTGGCCGAGAACCTGCGCTTCGCCAAACCCGATGCGACGGACGAGGAACTGAACGCCGCCGCCCGCGCCGCCCAGATCCACGAGCATATCGCCGGACTCCCCGACGGCTACGACACCAAGGTCGGCGAACGCGGCTACCGCTTCTCCGGCGGCGAGAAACAGCGCCTGGCCGTGGCCCGGGCCATCCTGCGCAACCCGCCGATCCTGGTACTGGACGAGGCCACCAGTGCACTCGACACCCGCACCGAACGCGAGGTCCAAGCCGCCATCGACGCCCTGTCGCAAGGCCGCACCACCATCACCATCGCCCACCGCCTCTCGACCATCCGCAACGCCGATCAGATCGTGGTGCTGGACCGCGGCCGCGTGGTCGAACGCGGCACCCATGCGGAACTGCTGTCCCGCAACGGCTTCTACGCCGACCTGCTCGCCCGCGACGAGGTCCTCGCCGTGGCATGA